From the genome of Delphinus delphis chromosome 8, mDelDel1.2, whole genome shotgun sequence, one region includes:
- the B4GALNT4 gene encoding N-acetyl-beta-glucosaminyl-glycoprotein 4-beta-N-acetylgalactosaminyltransferase 1 isoform X3, producing MAGASGLHCPHRGQRTPARAPEGRDPDALFPWGAGRPLSLNLTRQAPSWREEVSSAQRLGLGEGGGSCAEGKPSSHPQYKGQVNLHVFEDWCGGAVGHLRRNLHFPLFPHTRTTVKKLAVSPKWKNYGLRIFGFIHPARDGDVQFSVASDDNSEFWLSPTESPAGAQLVAFVGKTGSEWTAPGEFTKFSSQVSKPRRLMASRRYYFELLHKQDDRGSDHVEVGWRAFLPGLKFEVIGSAHISLYTDESALKMDHVAHVPQSPASHVGGRLLQEEPRADMLRPDPRDTFFLTPRVEPWSLENVLEPCTYAPTYVVKDFPIARYQGLQFVYLSFVYPNDHTRLTHMETDNKCFYRESPLYLERFGFYKYMKMDREEGEEDEEEEVQRRAFLFLNPDDFLDDEDDGELLDGLEPTEAPGTQGGRRLAAPTEAPATPALPTPPAPLGRPTPRRSRALSWAARPLPLFWGRAPPPRPAAAAERPPKVYVTRVRPGLRVPPQAPAPLSPRGPPRPPFPGVFLRPRPLPRVQLRARPRPPRARGRRTGGPQAAKLRPPAPAPTTQGSREGQAREPGLTAPTTDSNYSSEAQPVTSFLSLSQVPGENEEEEEGDDEEGAQGEEAALEDSEEKAGAVRGHWREDAVNWQRTFSVGSVDFEVLRSDWNDLRCNVSGNLQLQEAEAVDVVAQYMERLNARHGGRYALLRIVNVEKRRDSARGSRFLLELELQERGGRRLRLSEYVFLRLPRVRAGDTDGDGESPEPAPAVSPAASVHPDGRPELCRPLRLAWRQDVMVHFIVPVKNQARWVVQFLADMAALHIRTGDSRFSVILVDFESDDMDVERALRAAPLPRYQYLRRSGNFERSAGLQAGVAAVEDASSIVFLCDLHIHFPPSILDGIRKHCVEGKLAFAPVVMRLGCGSSPGDPHGYWEVNGFGLFGIYKSDFDRVGGMNTEEFRDQWGGEDWELLDRVLQAGLEVERLRVRNFYHHFHSKRGMWGVHSRKAARKEAP from the exons ATGGCCGGGGCATCCGGGCTGCACTGTCCACACAGAGGGCAGAGGACTCCAGCGAGAGCC CCCGAAGGTCGGGACCCAGACGCGCTGTTTCCCTGGGGGGCTGGAAGGCCACTGTCGCTCAACCTCACCCGTCAGGCGCCCTCGTGgcgggaggaggtgagctctgcTCAGCGGCTCGGCCTTGGGGAGGGCGGGGGCAGCTGTGCAGAAGGTaagccctcctcccacccccagtacAAGGGGCAGGTGAACCTGCACGTGTTCGAGGACTGGTGCGGGGGCGCCGTGGGCCATCTGAGGAGGAACTTGCACTTCCCGCTCTTCCCTCAT ACTCGCACCACCGTGAAGAAGCTGGCTGTGTCCCCCAAGTGGAAGAACTACGGCCTCCGGATTTTCGGCTTCATCCACCCGGCGAGAGATG GAGATGTCCAGTTCTCCGTGGCTTCGGATGACAACTCTGAGTTCTGGCTGAGCCCAACCGAGAGCCCGGCGGGTGCCCAGCTGGTGGCCTTTGTGGGCAAG ACTGGTTCGGAGTGGACAGCACCTGGAGAATTCACCAAGTTCAGCTCCCAGGTGTCCAAGCCCAGGCG GCTCATGGCCTCCCGGAGGTACTACTTTGAGCTACTGCACAAGCAGGATGACCGCGGCTCGGACCACGTGGAAGTGGGC TGGCGAGCCTTCCTGCCGGGTCTGAAGTTCGAGGTCATAGGCTCTGCTCACATCTCCCTGTATACAG ATGAGTCAGCCCTGAAGATGGACCACGTGGCCCACGTGCCCCAGTCTCCAGCCAGCCACGTTGGGGGGCGCCTGCTGCAGGAGGAGCCCAGAGCTGACATGCTGCGGCCCGATCCCCGAGACACCTTCTTCCTCA CGCCTCGGGTGGAGCCCTGGAGTCTGGAGAATGTGCTGGAGCCCTGCACCTACGCCCCCACCTACGTCGTCAAGGACTTTCCCATCGCAAGATACCAGGGACTGCAGTTT GTGTACCTGTCCTTCGTTTATCCCAATGACCACACACGCCTGACTCACATGGAGACGGACAACAAGTGCTTCTACCGCGAGTCGCCGCTGTATCTGGAAAG gtTTGGGTTCTACAAATACATGAAGATGGaccgggaggagggggaggaagacgAAGAGGAGGAGGTGCAGCGCCGAGCCTTCCTCTTCCTCAACCCAGACG ACTTCCTGGACGACGAGGACGATGGGGAGCTGCTCGACGGTCTGGAGCCCACCGAGGCGCCCGGAACGCAGGGCGGCCGCCGGCTCGCGGCCCCCACCGAGGCCCCGGCCACTCCCGCCCTGCCAACGCCTCCCGCCCCCCTGGGCCGGCCGACCCCCCGGCGCTCACGGGCGCTGAGCTGGGCCGCCCGCCCCCTTCCCCTCTTCTGGGGACGTGCACCTCCCCCCCGCCCAGCAGCCGCGGCCGAGCGGCCCCCGAAGGTGTATGTCACGCGGGTGCGGCCGGGACTGCGGGTCCCGCCCCAGGCCCCGGCACCGCTCAGCCCACGCGGCCCTCCCCGGCCACCTTTCCCTGGCGTCTTCCTGCGCCCCAGACCCCTACCCAGGGTGCAGCTGCGCGCGCGCCCACGCCCACCCCGGGCTCGAGGCCGCAGGACCGGCGGCCCCCAGGCTGCAAAGCTGAGgcccccggccccggcgccgaCCACCCAGGGGAGCCGAGAGGGCCAGGCACGCGAGCCGGGACTCACGGCCCCCACCACGGACTCGAACTATTCGTCCGAAGCGCAGCCCGTGACCTCCTTCCTGAGCTTGTCCCAGGTGCCCGGggagaatgaggaagaggaggaaggggacgaCGAGGAAGGGGCGCAGGGCGAAGAGGCTGCGTTGGAGGACAGCGAAGAGAAGGCCGGCGCGGTGCGCGGCCACTGGCGGGAGGACGCTGTCAACTGGCAGCGCACGTTCAGCGTGGGCAGCGTGGACTTCGAGGTGCTGCGCTCGGACTGGAACGACCTGCGCTGCAATGTGTCCGGGAATCTGCAGCTGCAGGAGGCCGAGGCCGTGGACGTGGTGGCTCAGTACATGGAACGTCTCAACGCGCGCCATGGAGG GCGGTACGCTCTTCTGCGCATCGTGAACGTGGAGAAGCGCCGGGACTCGGCGCGGGGAAGCCGTTTCCTCCTGGAGCTGGAGCTCCAGGAGCGCGGTGGGCGCCGGCTGCGCCTGTCTGAGTACGTCTTCCTGCGCCTGCCCCGGGTACGTGCCGGCGACACAGATGGAGACGGGGAGAGTCCTGAGCCCGCTCCAGCTGTCTCCCCAGCCGCCTCCGTGCACCCCGACGGCCGCCCGGAGCTGTGCCGGCCACTGCGCCTGGCCTGGCGCCAGGATGTGATGGTGCACTTCATCGTGCCAG TGAAGAACCAGGCGCGCTGGGTGGTACAGTTCCTGGCAGACATGGCTGCGCTGCACATCCGTACAGGGGACTCTCGCTTCAGTGTCATCCTGGTGGACTTTGAGAGCGATGACATGGATGTGGAGAGGGCCCTCCGCGCGGCGCCACTGCCCAG atACCAATACCTAAGGCGAAGCGGGAACTTTGAGCGCTCCGCGGGGTTGCAAGCTGGAGTGGCCGCGGTGGAG GACGCCAGCAGCATCGTTTTCCTCTGCGACCTGCACATCCACTTCCCCCCCAGCATCCTGGATGGCATCCGCAAGCACTGCGTGGAGGGCAAGCTGGCCTTTGCGCCTGTGGTCATGCGGCTGGGCTGCGGGAGCTCGCCAGGGGACCCTCACG GTTACTGGGAGGTGAACGGCTTCGGCCTCTTCGGGATCTACAAGTCCGACTTCGACCgcgttggcggcatgaacaccgAGGAGTTCCGGGACCAGTGGGGAGGCGAGGACTGGGAACTTCTGGACAG GGTCCTGcaggcagggctggaggtggAGCGGCTCCGAGTGCGGAACTTCTACCACCACTTCCACTCCAAGCGCGGGATGTGGGGCGTGCACAGCCGCAAGGCCGCCCGCAAGGAGGCCCCTTGA
- the B4GALNT4 gene encoding N-acetyl-beta-glucosaminyl-glycoprotein 4-beta-N-acetylgalactosaminyltransferase 1 isoform X2 — protein sequence MPWFPVKKIRKQIKLLLLLLLLTCAAWLTYVHLSLVRQGRALRQRLGYGRDGEKLSGVTDGRGIRAALSTQRAEDSSESREEERVPEGRDPDALFPWGAGRPLSLNLTRQAPSWREEYKGQVNLHVFEDWCGGAVGHLRRNLHFPLFPHTRTTVKKLAVSPKWKNYGLRIFGFIHPARDGDVQFSVASDDNSEFWLSPTESPAGAQLVAFVGKTGSEWTAPGEFTKFSSQVSKPRRLMASRRYYFELLHKQDDRGSDHVEVGWRAFLPGLKFEVIGSAHISLYTDESALKMDHVAHVPQSPASHVGGRLLQEEPRADMLRPDPRDTFFLTPRVEPWSLENVLEPCTYAPTYVVKDFPIARYQGLQFVYLSFVYPNDHTRLTHMETDNKCFYRESPLYLERFGFYKYMKMDREEGEEDEEEEVQRRAFLFLNPDDFLDDEDDGELLDGLEPTEAPGTQGGRRLAAPTEAPATPALPTPPAPLGRPTPRRSRALSWAARPLPLFWGRAPPPRPAAAAERPPKVYVTRVRPGLRVPPQAPAPLSPRGPPRPPFPGVFLRPRPLPRVQLRARPRPPRARGRRTGGPQAAKLRPPAPAPTTQGSREGQAREPGLTAPTTDSNYSSEAQPVTSFLSLSQVPGENEEEEEGDDEEGAQGEEAALEDSEEKAGAVRGHWREDAVNWQRTFSVGSVDFEVLRSDWNDLRCNVSGNLQLQEAEAVDVVAQYMERLNARHGGRYALLRIVNVEKRRDSARGSRFLLELELQERGGRRLRLSEYVFLRLPRVRAGDTDGDGESPEPAPAVSPAASVHPDGRPELCRPLRLAWRQDVMVHFIVPVKNQARWVVQFLADMAALHIRTGDSRFSVILVDFESDDMDVERALRAAPLPRYQYLRRSGNFERSAGLQAGVAAVEDASSIVFLCDLHIHFPPSILDGIRKHCVEGKLAFAPVVMRLGCGSSPGDPHGYWEVNGFGLFGIYKSDFDRVGGMNTEEFRDQWGGEDWELLDRVLQAGLEVERLRVRNFYHHFHSKRGMWGVHSRKAARKEAP from the exons ATGCCGTGGTTCCCGGTGAAGAAGATCCGCAAACAGATCAAGCTGCTGCTTTTGCTGCTGCTGCTCACCTGCGCCGCGTGGCTCACGTACGTGCACCTGAGCCTGGTGCGCCAGGGCCGCGCGCTGCGCCAGCGGCTGGGCTACGGGCGAG ATGGTGAGAAGCTGAGCGGTGTGACAGATGGCCGGGGCATCCGGGCTGCACTGTCCACACAGAGGGCAGAGGACTCCAGCGAGAGCCGTGAGGAGGAGCGGGTG CCCGAAGGTCGGGACCCAGACGCGCTGTTTCCCTGGGGGGCTGGAAGGCCACTGTCGCTCAACCTCACCCGTCAGGCGCCCTCGTGgcgggaggag tacAAGGGGCAGGTGAACCTGCACGTGTTCGAGGACTGGTGCGGGGGCGCCGTGGGCCATCTGAGGAGGAACTTGCACTTCCCGCTCTTCCCTCAT ACTCGCACCACCGTGAAGAAGCTGGCTGTGTCCCCCAAGTGGAAGAACTACGGCCTCCGGATTTTCGGCTTCATCCACCCGGCGAGAGATG GAGATGTCCAGTTCTCCGTGGCTTCGGATGACAACTCTGAGTTCTGGCTGAGCCCAACCGAGAGCCCGGCGGGTGCCCAGCTGGTGGCCTTTGTGGGCAAG ACTGGTTCGGAGTGGACAGCACCTGGAGAATTCACCAAGTTCAGCTCCCAGGTGTCCAAGCCCAGGCG GCTCATGGCCTCCCGGAGGTACTACTTTGAGCTACTGCACAAGCAGGATGACCGCGGCTCGGACCACGTGGAAGTGGGC TGGCGAGCCTTCCTGCCGGGTCTGAAGTTCGAGGTCATAGGCTCTGCTCACATCTCCCTGTATACAG ATGAGTCAGCCCTGAAGATGGACCACGTGGCCCACGTGCCCCAGTCTCCAGCCAGCCACGTTGGGGGGCGCCTGCTGCAGGAGGAGCCCAGAGCTGACATGCTGCGGCCCGATCCCCGAGACACCTTCTTCCTCA CGCCTCGGGTGGAGCCCTGGAGTCTGGAGAATGTGCTGGAGCCCTGCACCTACGCCCCCACCTACGTCGTCAAGGACTTTCCCATCGCAAGATACCAGGGACTGCAGTTT GTGTACCTGTCCTTCGTTTATCCCAATGACCACACACGCCTGACTCACATGGAGACGGACAACAAGTGCTTCTACCGCGAGTCGCCGCTGTATCTGGAAAG gtTTGGGTTCTACAAATACATGAAGATGGaccgggaggagggggaggaagacgAAGAGGAGGAGGTGCAGCGCCGAGCCTTCCTCTTCCTCAACCCAGACG ACTTCCTGGACGACGAGGACGATGGGGAGCTGCTCGACGGTCTGGAGCCCACCGAGGCGCCCGGAACGCAGGGCGGCCGCCGGCTCGCGGCCCCCACCGAGGCCCCGGCCACTCCCGCCCTGCCAACGCCTCCCGCCCCCCTGGGCCGGCCGACCCCCCGGCGCTCACGGGCGCTGAGCTGGGCCGCCCGCCCCCTTCCCCTCTTCTGGGGACGTGCACCTCCCCCCCGCCCAGCAGCCGCGGCCGAGCGGCCCCCGAAGGTGTATGTCACGCGGGTGCGGCCGGGACTGCGGGTCCCGCCCCAGGCCCCGGCACCGCTCAGCCCACGCGGCCCTCCCCGGCCACCTTTCCCTGGCGTCTTCCTGCGCCCCAGACCCCTACCCAGGGTGCAGCTGCGCGCGCGCCCACGCCCACCCCGGGCTCGAGGCCGCAGGACCGGCGGCCCCCAGGCTGCAAAGCTGAGgcccccggccccggcgccgaCCACCCAGGGGAGCCGAGAGGGCCAGGCACGCGAGCCGGGACTCACGGCCCCCACCACGGACTCGAACTATTCGTCCGAAGCGCAGCCCGTGACCTCCTTCCTGAGCTTGTCCCAGGTGCCCGGggagaatgaggaagaggaggaaggggacgaCGAGGAAGGGGCGCAGGGCGAAGAGGCTGCGTTGGAGGACAGCGAAGAGAAGGCCGGCGCGGTGCGCGGCCACTGGCGGGAGGACGCTGTCAACTGGCAGCGCACGTTCAGCGTGGGCAGCGTGGACTTCGAGGTGCTGCGCTCGGACTGGAACGACCTGCGCTGCAATGTGTCCGGGAATCTGCAGCTGCAGGAGGCCGAGGCCGTGGACGTGGTGGCTCAGTACATGGAACGTCTCAACGCGCGCCATGGAGG GCGGTACGCTCTTCTGCGCATCGTGAACGTGGAGAAGCGCCGGGACTCGGCGCGGGGAAGCCGTTTCCTCCTGGAGCTGGAGCTCCAGGAGCGCGGTGGGCGCCGGCTGCGCCTGTCTGAGTACGTCTTCCTGCGCCTGCCCCGGGTACGTGCCGGCGACACAGATGGAGACGGGGAGAGTCCTGAGCCCGCTCCAGCTGTCTCCCCAGCCGCCTCCGTGCACCCCGACGGCCGCCCGGAGCTGTGCCGGCCACTGCGCCTGGCCTGGCGCCAGGATGTGATGGTGCACTTCATCGTGCCAG TGAAGAACCAGGCGCGCTGGGTGGTACAGTTCCTGGCAGACATGGCTGCGCTGCACATCCGTACAGGGGACTCTCGCTTCAGTGTCATCCTGGTGGACTTTGAGAGCGATGACATGGATGTGGAGAGGGCCCTCCGCGCGGCGCCACTGCCCAG atACCAATACCTAAGGCGAAGCGGGAACTTTGAGCGCTCCGCGGGGTTGCAAGCTGGAGTGGCCGCGGTGGAG GACGCCAGCAGCATCGTTTTCCTCTGCGACCTGCACATCCACTTCCCCCCCAGCATCCTGGATGGCATCCGCAAGCACTGCGTGGAGGGCAAGCTGGCCTTTGCGCCTGTGGTCATGCGGCTGGGCTGCGGGAGCTCGCCAGGGGACCCTCACG GTTACTGGGAGGTGAACGGCTTCGGCCTCTTCGGGATCTACAAGTCCGACTTCGACCgcgttggcggcatgaacaccgAGGAGTTCCGGGACCAGTGGGGAGGCGAGGACTGGGAACTTCTGGACAG GGTCCTGcaggcagggctggaggtggAGCGGCTCCGAGTGCGGAACTTCTACCACCACTTCCACTCCAAGCGCGGGATGTGGGGCGTGCACAGCCGCAAGGCCGCCCGCAAGGAGGCCCCTTGA
- the B4GALNT4 gene encoding N-acetyl-beta-glucosaminyl-glycoprotein 4-beta-N-acetylgalactosaminyltransferase 1 isoform X1: MPWFPVKKIRKQIKLLLLLLLLTCAAWLTYVHLSLVRQGRALRQRLGYGRDGEKLSGVTDGRGIRAALSTQRAEDSSESREEERVPEGRDPDALFPWGAGRPLSLNLTRQAPSWREEVSSAQRLGLGEGGGSCAEGKPSSHPQYKGQVNLHVFEDWCGGAVGHLRRNLHFPLFPHTRTTVKKLAVSPKWKNYGLRIFGFIHPARDGDVQFSVASDDNSEFWLSPTESPAGAQLVAFVGKTGSEWTAPGEFTKFSSQVSKPRRLMASRRYYFELLHKQDDRGSDHVEVGWRAFLPGLKFEVIGSAHISLYTDESALKMDHVAHVPQSPASHVGGRLLQEEPRADMLRPDPRDTFFLTPRVEPWSLENVLEPCTYAPTYVVKDFPIARYQGLQFVYLSFVYPNDHTRLTHMETDNKCFYRESPLYLERFGFYKYMKMDREEGEEDEEEEVQRRAFLFLNPDDFLDDEDDGELLDGLEPTEAPGTQGGRRLAAPTEAPATPALPTPPAPLGRPTPRRSRALSWAARPLPLFWGRAPPPRPAAAAERPPKVYVTRVRPGLRVPPQAPAPLSPRGPPRPPFPGVFLRPRPLPRVQLRARPRPPRARGRRTGGPQAAKLRPPAPAPTTQGSREGQAREPGLTAPTTDSNYSSEAQPVTSFLSLSQVPGENEEEEEGDDEEGAQGEEAALEDSEEKAGAVRGHWREDAVNWQRTFSVGSVDFEVLRSDWNDLRCNVSGNLQLQEAEAVDVVAQYMERLNARHGGRYALLRIVNVEKRRDSARGSRFLLELELQERGGRRLRLSEYVFLRLPRVRAGDTDGDGESPEPAPAVSPAASVHPDGRPELCRPLRLAWRQDVMVHFIVPVKNQARWVVQFLADMAALHIRTGDSRFSVILVDFESDDMDVERALRAAPLPRYQYLRRSGNFERSAGLQAGVAAVEDASSIVFLCDLHIHFPPSILDGIRKHCVEGKLAFAPVVMRLGCGSSPGDPHGYWEVNGFGLFGIYKSDFDRVGGMNTEEFRDQWGGEDWELLDRVLQAGLEVERLRVRNFYHHFHSKRGMWGVHSRKAARKEAP; this comes from the exons ATGCCGTGGTTCCCGGTGAAGAAGATCCGCAAACAGATCAAGCTGCTGCTTTTGCTGCTGCTGCTCACCTGCGCCGCGTGGCTCACGTACGTGCACCTGAGCCTGGTGCGCCAGGGCCGCGCGCTGCGCCAGCGGCTGGGCTACGGGCGAG ATGGTGAGAAGCTGAGCGGTGTGACAGATGGCCGGGGCATCCGGGCTGCACTGTCCACACAGAGGGCAGAGGACTCCAGCGAGAGCCGTGAGGAGGAGCGGGTG CCCGAAGGTCGGGACCCAGACGCGCTGTTTCCCTGGGGGGCTGGAAGGCCACTGTCGCTCAACCTCACCCGTCAGGCGCCCTCGTGgcgggaggaggtgagctctgcTCAGCGGCTCGGCCTTGGGGAGGGCGGGGGCAGCTGTGCAGAAGGTaagccctcctcccacccccagtacAAGGGGCAGGTGAACCTGCACGTGTTCGAGGACTGGTGCGGGGGCGCCGTGGGCCATCTGAGGAGGAACTTGCACTTCCCGCTCTTCCCTCAT ACTCGCACCACCGTGAAGAAGCTGGCTGTGTCCCCCAAGTGGAAGAACTACGGCCTCCGGATTTTCGGCTTCATCCACCCGGCGAGAGATG GAGATGTCCAGTTCTCCGTGGCTTCGGATGACAACTCTGAGTTCTGGCTGAGCCCAACCGAGAGCCCGGCGGGTGCCCAGCTGGTGGCCTTTGTGGGCAAG ACTGGTTCGGAGTGGACAGCACCTGGAGAATTCACCAAGTTCAGCTCCCAGGTGTCCAAGCCCAGGCG GCTCATGGCCTCCCGGAGGTACTACTTTGAGCTACTGCACAAGCAGGATGACCGCGGCTCGGACCACGTGGAAGTGGGC TGGCGAGCCTTCCTGCCGGGTCTGAAGTTCGAGGTCATAGGCTCTGCTCACATCTCCCTGTATACAG ATGAGTCAGCCCTGAAGATGGACCACGTGGCCCACGTGCCCCAGTCTCCAGCCAGCCACGTTGGGGGGCGCCTGCTGCAGGAGGAGCCCAGAGCTGACATGCTGCGGCCCGATCCCCGAGACACCTTCTTCCTCA CGCCTCGGGTGGAGCCCTGGAGTCTGGAGAATGTGCTGGAGCCCTGCACCTACGCCCCCACCTACGTCGTCAAGGACTTTCCCATCGCAAGATACCAGGGACTGCAGTTT GTGTACCTGTCCTTCGTTTATCCCAATGACCACACACGCCTGACTCACATGGAGACGGACAACAAGTGCTTCTACCGCGAGTCGCCGCTGTATCTGGAAAG gtTTGGGTTCTACAAATACATGAAGATGGaccgggaggagggggaggaagacgAAGAGGAGGAGGTGCAGCGCCGAGCCTTCCTCTTCCTCAACCCAGACG ACTTCCTGGACGACGAGGACGATGGGGAGCTGCTCGACGGTCTGGAGCCCACCGAGGCGCCCGGAACGCAGGGCGGCCGCCGGCTCGCGGCCCCCACCGAGGCCCCGGCCACTCCCGCCCTGCCAACGCCTCCCGCCCCCCTGGGCCGGCCGACCCCCCGGCGCTCACGGGCGCTGAGCTGGGCCGCCCGCCCCCTTCCCCTCTTCTGGGGACGTGCACCTCCCCCCCGCCCAGCAGCCGCGGCCGAGCGGCCCCCGAAGGTGTATGTCACGCGGGTGCGGCCGGGACTGCGGGTCCCGCCCCAGGCCCCGGCACCGCTCAGCCCACGCGGCCCTCCCCGGCCACCTTTCCCTGGCGTCTTCCTGCGCCCCAGACCCCTACCCAGGGTGCAGCTGCGCGCGCGCCCACGCCCACCCCGGGCTCGAGGCCGCAGGACCGGCGGCCCCCAGGCTGCAAAGCTGAGgcccccggccccggcgccgaCCACCCAGGGGAGCCGAGAGGGCCAGGCACGCGAGCCGGGACTCACGGCCCCCACCACGGACTCGAACTATTCGTCCGAAGCGCAGCCCGTGACCTCCTTCCTGAGCTTGTCCCAGGTGCCCGGggagaatgaggaagaggaggaaggggacgaCGAGGAAGGGGCGCAGGGCGAAGAGGCTGCGTTGGAGGACAGCGAAGAGAAGGCCGGCGCGGTGCGCGGCCACTGGCGGGAGGACGCTGTCAACTGGCAGCGCACGTTCAGCGTGGGCAGCGTGGACTTCGAGGTGCTGCGCTCGGACTGGAACGACCTGCGCTGCAATGTGTCCGGGAATCTGCAGCTGCAGGAGGCCGAGGCCGTGGACGTGGTGGCTCAGTACATGGAACGTCTCAACGCGCGCCATGGAGG GCGGTACGCTCTTCTGCGCATCGTGAACGTGGAGAAGCGCCGGGACTCGGCGCGGGGAAGCCGTTTCCTCCTGGAGCTGGAGCTCCAGGAGCGCGGTGGGCGCCGGCTGCGCCTGTCTGAGTACGTCTTCCTGCGCCTGCCCCGGGTACGTGCCGGCGACACAGATGGAGACGGGGAGAGTCCTGAGCCCGCTCCAGCTGTCTCCCCAGCCGCCTCCGTGCACCCCGACGGCCGCCCGGAGCTGTGCCGGCCACTGCGCCTGGCCTGGCGCCAGGATGTGATGGTGCACTTCATCGTGCCAG TGAAGAACCAGGCGCGCTGGGTGGTACAGTTCCTGGCAGACATGGCTGCGCTGCACATCCGTACAGGGGACTCTCGCTTCAGTGTCATCCTGGTGGACTTTGAGAGCGATGACATGGATGTGGAGAGGGCCCTCCGCGCGGCGCCACTGCCCAG atACCAATACCTAAGGCGAAGCGGGAACTTTGAGCGCTCCGCGGGGTTGCAAGCTGGAGTGGCCGCGGTGGAG GACGCCAGCAGCATCGTTTTCCTCTGCGACCTGCACATCCACTTCCCCCCCAGCATCCTGGATGGCATCCGCAAGCACTGCGTGGAGGGCAAGCTGGCCTTTGCGCCTGTGGTCATGCGGCTGGGCTGCGGGAGCTCGCCAGGGGACCCTCACG GTTACTGGGAGGTGAACGGCTTCGGCCTCTTCGGGATCTACAAGTCCGACTTCGACCgcgttggcggcatgaacaccgAGGAGTTCCGGGACCAGTGGGGAGGCGAGGACTGGGAACTTCTGGACAG GGTCCTGcaggcagggctggaggtggAGCGGCTCCGAGTGCGGAACTTCTACCACCACTTCCACTCCAAGCGCGGGATGTGGGGCGTGCACAGCCGCAAGGCCGCCCGCAAGGAGGCCCCTTGA